Proteins encoded in a region of the Tripterygium wilfordii isolate XIE 37 chromosome 21, ASM1340144v1, whole genome shotgun sequence genome:
- the LOC119989756 gene encoding glyceraldehyde-3-phosphate dehydrogenase GAPCP2, chloroplastic-like translates to MAFSTLLRSAATTAPFFNASRTTDFSFSPSDRFKVASIGFSHDLSSSKSIFGSAVPCGSSSFFQQCSGGRSTQPIKATATEIPPTIQKSRSSGKTKVGINGFGRIGRLVLRVATYRDDIDVVAVNDPFIDAKYMAYMFKYDSSHGVFDGSIKVVDDSTLEINGKQIKVVSKRDPAEIPWGDFGAEYVVESSGVFTTIDKASTHLKGGAKKVVISAPSADAPMFVVGVNEKTYKPSMDVVSNASCTTNCLAPLAKVVQEEFGIIEGLMTTVHATTATQKTVDGPSMKDWRGGRGAGQNIIPSSTGAAKAVGKVLPELNGKLTGMAFRVPTPNVSVVDLTCRLEKSASYEDVKAAIKYASEGPLNGILGYTDEDVVSTDFVGDSRSSIFDAKAGIGLTNSFMKLVSWYDNEWGYSNRVLDLIEHMALVAALY, encoded by the exons ATGGCCTTCTCCACTCTCCTCAGATCTGCAGCCACCACTGCTCCTTTCTTTAACGCTTCCAGAACCACCGACTTCTCCTTCTCACCTTCCGATCGTTTCAAG GTTGCAAGCATTGGTTTTAGTCACGATCTAAGCTCTTCAAAGAGCATTTTTGGCTCTGCAGTTCCATGCggttcttcttccttctttca GCAATGCAGTGGGGGAAGGAGTACTCAACCCATCAAGGCCACAGCAACCGAGATTCCTCCCACCATTCAGA AATCGAGAAGCAGTGGAAAGACAAAGGTGGGAATCAACG GTTTTGGTCGGATCGGAAGGTTGGTTTTGCGAGTAGCCACCTACAGGGATGACATTGATGTGGTAGCCGTCAATGACCCTTTTATTGATGCCAAGTACATG GCTTACATGTTTAAATATGATTCCAGTCATGGAGTTTTCGATGGATCCATCAAGGTTGTTGACGATTCTACCTTGGAAATCAATGGGAAGCAGATCAAAGTGGTTAGCAAAAG AGACCCAGCAGAGATCCCCTGGGGTGATTTTGGGGCTGAATATGTTGTTGAGTCCTCTGGGGTTTTCACGACGATTGATAAGGCTTCAACTCACTTGAAG GGTGGTGCTAAGAAAGTTGTAATATCAGCTCCATCGGCTGATGCACCTATGTTTGTGGTTGGAGTTAATGAGAAAACTTACAAGCCTAGTATGGATGTTGTTTCCAATGCAAGTTGTACCACCAATTGCCTTGCCCCTCTTGCCAAG GTGGTTCAAGAGGAATTTGGTATCATTGAAGGTCTGATGACGACAGTGCATGCAACAACAG CAACACAAAAGACCGTCGATGGTCCTTCAATGAAGGATTGGAGAGGAGGCCGTGGAGCTGGACAAAATATCATCCCAAGTTCTACCGGTGCTGCAAAA GCTGTTGGAAAAGTGCTTCCAGAGCTCAATGGGAAGCTTACTGGAATGGCTTTCCGTGTACCAACACCTAATGTCTCTGTTGTGGACTTAACTTGTCGACTTGAGAAGAGTGCTTCCTATGAGGATGTCAAAGCAGCCATTAA GTATGCCTCCGAGGGCCCATTGAATGGCATTCTTGGATACACTGATGAGGATGTTGTCTCCACTGACTTTGTTGGTGATTCAAG GTCAAGTATATTTGACGCTAAGGCTGGGATCGGGTTGACCAACTCATTCATGAAGCTTGTTTCTTGGTACGACAACGAGTGGGGTTACAG CAACCGAGTGCTGGACCTGATAGAGCACATGGCGTTGGTGGCTGCTCTCTACTAA
- the LOC119988087 gene encoding ATP-dependent Clp protease proteolytic subunit 5, chloroplastic-like, which translates to MAHAVSFISVAPAVASSSSTSSRALSSCNTTTQKRLFFPVDPLHTRNLRKLVNKRTNQRNSPARAVYSGEFWTPENSRQGIWSIRDDLQIPSSPYFPVYAQGEGPPPMVLERFPSVISQLFQHRIIRCGGAVEDDMANVIVAQLLYLDAVDPHKDIVMYINSPGGSVTAGMAIFDTMRHIRPDVSTVCVGLAASMGAFLLSCGTKGKRYSLPNSRIMIHQPLGGAQGGQTDIDIQANEMLHHKANLNSYLSYHTGQSIDKINQDTDRDFFMSAKEAADYGLIDGVITNPLKALQPLAAAADSNVQPVA; encoded by the exons ATGGCACACGCAGTTTCTTTCATCTCTGTTGCACCCGCCGTCGCCTCTTCTTCATCCACCTCCTCCAGGGCATTATCTTCATGTAATACGACAACCCAGAAACGGCTCTTCTTCCCCGTCGACCCTCTTCACACCAG GAACTTGAGGAAGTTGGTTAATAAGAGGACGAATCAACGAAATTCTCCAGCAAGAGCGGTTTACTCAGGCGAGTTTTGGACACCGGAGAATTCACGGCAGGGAATTTGGTCAATTAG GGATGACCTCCAAATCCCCTCTTCGCCTTACTTCCCTGTCTATGCACAAGGAGAAGGGCCGCCTCCGATGGTCCTAGAGCGCTTCCCTAGTGTTATAAGTCAACTTTTCCAACAT AGGATAATACGCTGTGGTGGAGCTGTTGAGGATGATATGGCTAATGTTATTGTTGCTCAGCTTCTCTATCTTGATGCTGTTGATCCTCACAAG GATATTGTCATGTATATCAACTCCCCGGGAGGATCAGTTACAGCTG GCATGGCCATCTTCGACACCATGAGGCATATTCGTCCTGATGTTTCCACTGTCTGTGTTGGACTGGCAGCTAG TATGGGAGCTTTCCTTCTGAGCTGCGGGACAAAAG gaaaaagataCAGCTTGCCTAATTCAAGGATAATGATCCATCAGCCTCTTGGCGGAGCTCAAGGTGGTCAAACTGACATTGATATTCAG GCAAATGAAATGCTGCATCACAAAGCAAACCTGAATAGTTATCTTTCTTATCACACTGGTCAAAGTATTGACAAGATCAACCAGGACACAGACCGCGATTTCTTCATGAGTGCAAAAGAAGCTGCAGATTATGGCCTTATAGATGGCGTTATCACGAATCCTCTTAAAGCGCTCCAACCACTGGCTGCTGCAGCTGACAGTAATGTCCAACCCGTCGCATAA
- the LOC119988438 gene encoding prefoldin subunit 6-like — protein MGSALKELQRELENKANDLSKLQKDIAKNHQVRKKYTIQLGENELVLKELDLLNEGANVYKLIGPVLVKQDLAEANANVRKRIEYISAELKRFDGTLQDLEEKQNSKRDAVLKLQQRIQSLQAGKAKA, from the exons ATGGGATCTGCACTTAAAGAACTACAGCGTGAGCTTGAAAATAAAGCTAATGATCTTAGCAAGCTCCAAAAAG ATATTGCAAAGAATCACCAAGTGAGGAAAAAGTATACCATTCAGCTCGGCGAGAATGAGCTCGTCCTCAAG GAATTGGATTTATTAAATGAAGGTGCAAATGTGTACAAACTGATCGGCCCAGTGCTCGTGAAGCAAGATTTGGCTGAGGCTAATGCAAATGTTCGCAAGAGGATAGAGTACATTTCTGCTGAATT gaAGCGATTTGATGGaactttgcaagatttggaagaGAAGCAGAACAGCAAGAGAGATGCG GTCTTAAAGTTACAACAGAGGATCCAATCGCTACAGGCTGGGAAAGCCAAGGCATAG